A stretch of the Coprobacillus cateniformis genome encodes the following:
- the pepV gene encoding dipeptidase PepV has product MIDFFEEANKRKEDIIADIERLCEIPSVLDEATSNEGQPFGKPCREALDLMLSIGERDGFRSVNVDGYAGHIDIGEDEETFGILGHLDVVPCNEHGWNTDPYHVTIKDGKLYGRGVADDKGPLIAGYYAAKIIHELNLPVKMKTRIIFGCNEENGSKCMQYYFTKQPYPKMGFTPDAEFPVVYGEKAGVNFQMKGEIEKDNIIGIYSGSRANIVPETCEAYISGHYKQYKEDFIHYLNQQGLQGSLEEEGNHTRLTLIGKSAHASTPDAGINAAVYMCHYLATISENQLVHFVDDCFYQDNYGKKLGIAFKGLMGDLTVNLGVLNYKDGYASLVVDMRVPHEMTDEQLTMPIVQQLNKYGLEETHELGKALYIDPQSDLVQNLHSAYVEFTGDHIHQPQAIGGGTYAKSMPNCVAFGVEFPGTDNKIHQNNEEISIDDLLKATAIYAKALYNLIKK; this is encoded by the coding sequence ATGATCGATTTTTTTGAAGAGGCTAACAAGAGAAAAGAAGATATCATAGCTGATATTGAGAGGCTTTGTGAAATACCATCAGTATTGGATGAAGCGACGTCAAATGAAGGGCAACCATTTGGAAAGCCTTGCCGTGAAGCATTGGATCTTATGTTGTCAATAGGGGAAAGAGATGGTTTTAGAAGTGTTAATGTTGATGGGTATGCTGGTCATATTGATATAGGGGAAGATGAAGAAACATTTGGAATATTAGGACATTTAGATGTTGTACCCTGTAATGAACATGGATGGAATACTGATCCATATCATGTAACCATTAAAGATGGCAAACTTTATGGTCGAGGTGTTGCTGATGATAAAGGTCCTTTGATCGCTGGTTATTATGCTGCAAAAATCATACATGAATTAAACTTACCTGTAAAAATGAAAACAAGAATTATTTTTGGTTGTAATGAAGAAAATGGTTCTAAATGTATGCAATATTATTTTACAAAGCAACCATACCCTAAAATGGGGTTTACACCTGATGCTGAGTTTCCTGTTGTTTATGGAGAAAAAGCTGGAGTTAATTTCCAAATGAAAGGTGAGATAGAAAAAGATAATATTATAGGTATTTATTCTGGATCACGTGCAAATATTGTACCAGAGACATGTGAGGCTTATATTTCAGGTCATTATAAACAATATAAAGAGGATTTTATTCATTATTTAAATCAACAAGGTTTGCAAGGCTCTTTGGAAGAAGAAGGGAACCATACAAGATTGACATTAATTGGAAAATCAGCTCATGCTTCAACGCCAGATGCAGGAATTAATGCTGCAGTTTATATGTGTCATTATCTTGCAACTATTTCTGAGAACCAATTAGTGCATTTTGTTGATGATTGTTTTTATCAGGATAATTATGGTAAGAAACTTGGGATTGCATTTAAAGGTTTAATGGGGGACTTAACTGTTAACTTAGGTGTCCTTAATTATAAAGATGGATATGCGAGTTTAGTTGTTGATATGCGAGTTCCTCATGAAATGACAGATGAACAACTAACGATGCCAATCGTTCAACAGCTCAATAAATATGGGTTAGAAGAAACGCATGAGTTAGGGAAGGCTCTATATATTGACCCACAAAGTGATCTTGTCCAAAATTTACACAGTGCCTATGTTGAATTTACTGGTGATCATATTCATCAGCCTCAAGCGATTGGAGGAGGAACATATGCAAAATCTATGCCAAATTGTGTTGCGTTTGGTGTAGAATTTCCAGGTACTGATAATAAGATTCATCAGAATAATGAAGAAATATCTATTGATGATTTGTTGAAAGCAACTGCTATCTATGCGAAAGCACTTTACAATTTAATTAAGAAATAG
- a CDS encoding NUDIX hydrolase, which yields MENIRFHITVKAIVIYNHKVLILKKIKPSTDGLGYWELPGGGLEYGETPHQALTRELKEETNLDIKILKPVYTFTAIRPHYQTVGIGFLTIPTNDNVVISDEHTDFKFVHPTELKEYLNQQIYNDIIITLQEYENMKLEE from the coding sequence ATGGAAAATATCAGATTTCACATAACTGTGAAAGCAATTGTCATTTATAATCATAAAGTCCTTATTCTTAAGAAAATCAAACCATCGACTGATGGTCTAGGGTATTGGGAACTCCCTGGTGGTGGTTTAGAATATGGAGAAACACCACATCAAGCTTTAACTCGCGAATTGAAAGAAGAAACAAATTTGGACATTAAAATATTAAAGCCAGTCTACACATTCACTGCTATACGTCCTCATTATCAAACTGTAGGTATAGGTTTCTTAACAATTCCTACAAATGATAATGTTGTTATTTCTGATGAACATACTGACTTTAAATTCGTTCACCCTACAGAATTAAAAGAGTATTTAAATCAGCAGATATATAACGATATTATTATAACTTTACAAGAATATGAAAATATGAAATTGGAGGAATAG
- a CDS encoding TfoX/Sxy family protein, producing MKKLSEYPNIGPVVEKQLHQVGIDTLDQLQDIGSQEAWLRIQQIDSSACIHRLLALEATIQGIKKKDLSEQDRIHLREFYRQHKL from the coding sequence ATGAAAAAATTATCTGAATATCCTAATATTGGCCCAGTTGTTGAAAAACAGCTTCATCAAGTTGGAATTGATACATTAGATCAATTACAAGATATTGGTAGCCAGGAAGCATGGCTAAGAATTCAACAAATAGATTCTTCAGCTTGTATCCATCGATTGCTTGCTTTAGAAGCTACCATCCAAGGAATCAAGAAAAAAGATTTAAGTGAACAAGATAGAATTCATTTAAGAGAATTTTATAGACAGCATAAGTTATAA
- a CDS encoding cadherin-like beta sandwich domain-containing protein produces the protein MKKNKIIKGLLFSTVFAVLMNLSCLNVFAASFSVSASKSSVTPGGKFTVTISVGGAGQFNVSASNGSVSTTSVFADGSASVTVTAGQSGKTTVTVSAVDVTATDESPVTGSKSVSVSIKSSSNGGGSSSNGGSSNGGNSSGGSSETPKEDTRSKENNLSSLSISSGTLSPVFSADKTTYKVDLTSDIKKITINAKAKDSKASVSGTGEHELKVGENNFVITVKAENGSKKTYTISVYVTEKPSVFLKMGDQNLGVLNDYSKVDVPKGFEKTKITIDGNEISALKNDTLGLTVVYLQNETQGTGFYIYENNKIVRKFETITVNGKLYILMDAPQDLKGLQGLKSGNIKISEVEIPGWTFKDKDLKDYSVVYLMNELGEKSLYTYEATEQTLQKFKASESADNSVLTYIFIGTTVVFAAGTGVLAYLYFSFKKKSISAIKDYYDKKNQGE, from the coding sequence ATGAAAAAAAATAAAATAATTAAAGGGCTGCTTTTTTCAACGGTATTTGCTGTTTTGATGAATTTAAGCTGTCTTAATGTATTTGCAGCATCATTCTCAGTGAGTGCAAGTAAATCTTCAGTAACTCCTGGTGGAAAGTTTACTGTAACAATATCTGTTGGTGGGGCAGGCCAGTTTAATGTATCAGCATCAAATGGGTCAGTTTCAACAACTAGTGTCTTTGCTGATGGAAGTGCAAGTGTGACGGTGACTGCTGGGCAATCAGGTAAAACAACTGTAACTGTATCTGCTGTTGATGTAACAGCTACAGATGAAAGTCCTGTTACAGGAAGTAAATCTGTTTCAGTAAGTATAAAAAGTTCTTCAAATGGCGGTGGTAGTTCTTCAAATGGTGGATCTTCAAATGGAGGAAATTCATCTGGAGGATCAAGTGAAACGCCTAAGGAAGATACACGTTCTAAAGAAAATAATCTTTCTTCATTAAGTATCTCTTCTGGAACTTTGTCACCTGTATTTTCAGCTGATAAAACAACGTATAAAGTTGATTTAACAAGTGATATCAAAAAAATCACTATAAATGCTAAAGCTAAGGATTCTAAGGCATCTGTTTCTGGTACAGGAGAACATGAACTTAAAGTCGGTGAAAATAATTTTGTTATAACAGTTAAAGCAGAAAATGGATCAAAAAAAACATATACCATTTCAGTGTATGTGACTGAGAAACCTAGTGTTTTTTTGAAAATGGGTGATCAGAATTTAGGTGTTTTAAACGATTATTCTAAAGTGGATGTTCCCAAAGGATTTGAAAAAACAAAAATAACAATAGATGGAAATGAAATTTCTGCTTTGAAAAATGATACACTTGGGTTGACAGTTGTTTATCTACAAAACGAGACACAGGGAACTGGGTTTTATATATATGAAAATAATAAAATTGTAAGAAAATTTGAAACAATTACTGTTAATGGGAAACTTTATATTCTTATGGATGCTCCTCAAGACTTGAAAGGACTTCAGGGATTAAAGTCTGGAAATATAAAAATCAGTGAAGTGGAAATTCCAGGTTGGACATTTAAAGATAAAGATTTAAAAGATTATAGCGTTGTTTACTTAATGAACGAGTTAGGTGAAAAATCTCTTTATACTTATGAGGCTACGGAGCAGACACTTCAAAAATTTAAGGCTTCTGAGTCAGCTGATAATAGTGTTCTTACATATATTTTCATTGGAACAACTGTAGTATTTGCTGCTGGAACTGGAGTATTAGCGTATCTTTATTTCAGTTTTAAAAAGAAATCTATATCTGCCATAAAAGATTATTATGATAAAAAAAATCAAGGTGAGTAA
- a CDS encoding dockerin type I domain-containing protein, whose amino-acid sequence MKLKKISFIGLLTVTLSITGTILNIKATDENKSQIHGPEVTDYFTIIDENGASKIVYFDDIENDDSIAKEMATEYNLVVGKGDDKEVVATYDSKEDAQQALNKRKYLRSSTTYSVEEKNKAVTYGVVYLNAKSYDGESYLTYDNVSNPGYDGYTTGSYAKDAAYLGTFNGKVRAMQAGVIMDFDSRDVTVIDYSAANISYYYVSDGYLYHRFYYGSSNKYNTYRVGYKLSYLSAGKKYYSYDGHYFYTSYPNMIKDYQNGVHTNAVNKSDPYYNYYQYLSHRTTTSLSAGQINSIVNDHVGSSSSKMKNMGSYFIQYQNAYGVNGLLMLGVSGNESTWGTSDIAKDKNNLFGHGAVDSNPYYGAHGYATASDSIKYHAEKFISNGYLDNEDWRYNGGYLGDKAGGINVRYASDPYWGEKAASVNYYYGVGNDYGRYTMGIINGVQKSYKLYKEASYSSPVIHTLGQKTNGVTSPRTYNLAVVILDTVTDSAGNRWYKIQSDTALNSSRTDTNWDGIYNFSKDYYFIPTSNVTVINQGNVKVPSYYTGDVNGDGKVSSLDYIQIKNHIMKTKVLSGDALLRADVNGDGKVSSLDYIKIKNHIMGTNRLF is encoded by the coding sequence TTGAAATTAAAAAAAATAAGTTTTATAGGTTTATTAACAGTAACTTTATCTATTACAGGTACAATTTTAAATATAAAAGCAACAGATGAAAACAAATCACAAATTCATGGACCAGAAGTAACTGATTATTTTACAATTATAGATGAAAATGGAGCTTCTAAAATTGTATATTTTGATGATATTGAAAATGATGATTCGATTGCAAAAGAAATGGCAACTGAATATAACTTAGTTGTTGGAAAAGGTGATGACAAAGAAGTTGTTGCTACTTATGATAGTAAAGAAGACGCTCAACAGGCTTTAAATAAAAGAAAATATCTCCGTTCAAGTACAACTTATTCAGTTGAAGAAAAAAACAAGGCTGTGACATATGGTGTTGTTTATTTGAATGCAAAGTCATATGATGGAGAGAGTTATTTAACGTATGATAACGTTAGTAATCCTGGTTATGACGGTTATACAACAGGGAGTTATGCAAAAGATGCTGCTTATCTAGGGACTTTTAATGGTAAGGTAAGAGCTATGCAGGCTGGAGTCATTATGGATTTTGATTCTCGTGATGTCACTGTTATTGACTATTCAGCTGCTAATATTTCATATTATTATGTAAGCGATGGGTATTTATATCATAGATTTTATTATGGAAGTTCTAATAAATACAATACTTATAGAGTTGGATATAAGTTAAGCTATTTATCTGCTGGAAAAAAGTATTATAGTTATGATGGTCATTATTTCTATACAAGTTATCCAAATATGATTAAAGACTATCAAAATGGTGTCCATACAAATGCAGTTAATAAGTCTGATCCGTATTATAATTATTATCAGTATCTTTCTCATCGAACAACAACGAGTTTATCTGCTGGTCAAATCAATAGTATTGTTAATGATCATGTGGGGAGTAGTAGTTCCAAAATGAAAAATATGGGAAGTTATTTTATACAGTATCAAAATGCATATGGTGTTAATGGCTTGTTAATGTTGGGTGTATCTGGAAATGAAAGTACATGGGGAACAAGTGATATTGCAAAGGACAAGAATAATTTATTTGGGCATGGTGCAGTTGATAGTAATCCATATTATGGTGCACATGGATATGCTACTGCTTCAGATAGTATAAAGTATCATGCTGAGAAATTTATATCTAATGGATATCTAGATAATGAAGACTGGAGATATAACGGAGGCTATTTAGGTGATAAAGCAGGGGGGATTAATGTTCGCTATGCATCAGACCCATATTGGGGTGAAAAAGCTGCTTCAGTAAATTATTATTATGGTGTTGGTAATGATTATGGACGATATACAATGGGGATTATTAATGGCGTTCAAAAATCTTATAAATTATATAAAGAGGCGTCTTATTCATCACCAGTCATTCATACTTTAGGACAAAAAACAAATGGTGTAACAAGTCCGCGTACATATAACTTGGCAGTTGTTATTTTGGATACTGTCACTGACTCTGCTGGTAACAGATGGTATAAAATTCAATCTGATACAGCATTAAACTCTTCAAGAACTGATACTAATTGGGATGGCATATATAACTTTAGTAAGGATTATTATTTCATTCCTACATCAAATGTAACAGTTATTAATCAAGGGAACGTAAAAGTTCCATCATATTATACTGGCGATGTTAATGGAGATGGAAAAGTATCATCATTAGATTATATACAAATCAAAAATCATATTATGAAAACAAAAGTTTTAAGCGGTGATGCATTGTTAAGAGCTGATGTTAATGGAGATGGGAAAGTATCATCATTAGATTATATTAAAATTAAAAATCATATTATGGGAACAAATAGATTATTTTAG
- the metA gene encoding homoserine O-acetyltransferase MetA has translation MPIKIPDNLPASKILKEENIFVMNETRATTQKIRPLKLLILNIMPTKIITETQLLRLLSNSPLQIEVDWIHMASHESKNVSKEHLLAFYKTFDDIKENRYDGLIITGAPVEKLKFEEVDYWEELTQLLEWSKTHVFSSFFICWAAQASLHYFYGVSKYLLPHKLTGVYQHHTNVDKMKRKILRGFDYQFYAPHSRYTSVSKTDIEKIEQLDILATSDEAGVYLVASKDGSRFFITGHPEYDPDTLDKEYKRDLANPNIKSEMPKNYYLNDDIHQEIQVKWRSHAYLIFSNWLNYYVYQETPYDLEELKER, from the coding sequence ATGCCAATTAAAATACCAGATAATTTACCGGCATCAAAAATATTGAAAGAAGAAAATATATTCGTGATGAATGAAACACGAGCTACAACTCAAAAAATCAGACCACTAAAATTATTGATCTTAAACATTATGCCAACGAAGATTATTACTGAAACACAACTCTTAAGATTATTATCTAATTCACCATTGCAGATAGAGGTTGATTGGATTCATATGGCTAGTCATGAATCTAAAAATGTTTCAAAAGAACATCTTTTAGCATTTTATAAAACATTTGATGATATCAAAGAAAACAGATATGATGGGCTTATTATAACAGGTGCTCCTGTTGAAAAATTGAAATTTGAAGAAGTAGATTATTGGGAAGAATTAACACAATTATTAGAATGGTCTAAAACACATGTATTCAGTAGTTTCTTTATTTGTTGGGCTGCTCAGGCCAGTTTGCATTATTTCTATGGTGTTTCCAAATATCTATTGCCACATAAATTAACAGGTGTTTATCAACATCATACCAATGTTGATAAAATGAAAAGAAAAATATTAAGAGGGTTTGATTATCAATTTTATGCTCCCCATTCAAGATATACATCTGTATCAAAAACGGATATAGAAAAGATAGAGCAATTAGATATTTTAGCAACTTCTGATGAGGCAGGGGTATATCTTGTTGCATCAAAAGATGGATCACGTTTCTTTATTACTGGTCATCCTGAATATGATCCAGACACATTAGATAAAGAATATAAACGTGATTTAGCCAATCCAAATATTAAGAGTGAAATGCCTAAGAATTATTATCTCAATGACGATATTCATCAAGAGATTCAAGTAAAATGGCGTTCACATGCATATCTTATATTCTCTAACTGGTTAAACTACTACGTTTATCAAGAGACTCCATATGATTTAGAAGAACTTAAAGAAAGATAA
- a CDS encoding pyridoxamine 5'-phosphate oxidase family protein has product MKTELIKQYTENLLNIYTKELLKNCDYNYILVLNNQEESQVINNILYTNYQDFYKHDYLKYSIPPIRKPRKLLTYNDGFNILNKVDYGTLAISSKVPYCTSLNHFVVDGHIYFHCGHTGHKLEGLNQLVCYNVVDDLGIHKEVFTHNHQSVHIYGFLKEVKENKKALLEAFLQRFTPGFTKNLNEQMLQNTMLLEIDIIHMNVKKHFH; this is encoded by the coding sequence ATGAAAACAGAACTTATAAAACAATATACTGAAAATTTATTAAATATCTATACAAAAGAATTATTGAAGAATTGTGATTATAATTATATTCTTGTCTTGAATAATCAAGAAGAATCTCAAGTCATAAACAATATTCTCTATACAAACTATCAAGATTTTTATAAACATGATTATTTAAAATATTCCATCCCTCCAATCAGAAAGCCACGTAAATTACTGACATATAATGATGGATTCAATATTTTAAACAAGGTTGACTATGGTACACTTGCCATTTCTTCTAAAGTCCCATATTGTACAAGTTTAAATCATTTTGTAGTAGATGGACATATTTATTTTCATTGTGGTCATACTGGGCATAAACTTGAAGGTTTAAATCAACTGGTATGCTATAATGTTGTAGATGACTTAGGAATACATAAAGAAGTTTTTACACATAATCATCAAAGTGTACATATTTATGGCTTCCTTAAAGAAGTTAAAGAAAATAAGAAAGCTCTGTTAGAAGCTTTCTTACAAAGATTTACACCTGGATTTACAAAAAACTTAAATGAGCAAATGCTTCAAAACACAATGCTCTTAGAAATTGATATCATTCATATGAATGTCAAAAAGCATTTTCATTAA